From Pulveribacter suum, a single genomic window includes:
- a CDS encoding copper-transporting P-type ATPase, whose protein sequence is MEKPDVEHQHPAQGAAAGGTMHGAHHHDGHHSHKRTAPVAQGGMDAEYTCPMHPQIRQVGPGTCPICGMALEPVLATAGAQESPELRDMTRRFWIALALTAPVFVLEMGSHLVNLHHLVGQQTSNWTQLLLATPVVLWAGWPFFTRGWASLRSRHLNMFTLIALGTGAAWTYSLVGTVAPGVFPPSFRSGDGAVPIYFEAAAVITVLVLLGQVLELRAREKTSGAIRALLDLAPKTALRVNAGGHDETVPLDAIETGELLRVRPGDKVPVDGELVEGKGTVDESMVTGEPMPVAKAPGSKVTAGTMNQTGGFVMRAEKVGADTLLSQIVHMVATAQRSRAPIQRMADQVAGWFVPAVLVATVLTFVAWMAWGPAPAFSHALIAAVAVLIIACPCALGLATPMSIMVGVGRGAQSGVLVRDAEALERMQKVDTLVVDKTGTLTEGRPKVTRIVTLPGFDESDVLQKLASVERASEHPLAAAIVAKAQERSLSLLPVVDFDSPVGKGVLGTIEGTAVICGSAKFLAEHGIDTTELNTRAEQARAEAATVIFVAVGGRLAGFVGIADPIKLTAKQAIQELRSAGMRIVMLTGDGRTTAEAVARDLGIDEVIPEVFPEDKAAVVQRLKGEGRVVAMAGDGVNDAPALAAADVGIAMGTGTDVAMESSGITLLTGDLMGIVRARALSKATMRNIRQNLFLSFAYNVAGIPLAAGVLYPAFGLLLSPVVAAAAMALSSVSVIANSLRLRSQQFGGESQK, encoded by the coding sequence ATGGAGAAGCCTGACGTGGAGCATCAACACCCGGCCCAAGGCGCGGCTGCGGGTGGGACCATGCACGGTGCGCACCACCACGACGGTCATCACAGCCACAAGCGCACCGCGCCCGTTGCACAAGGTGGTATGGACGCTGAATACACCTGCCCGATGCACCCTCAGATTCGGCAGGTAGGGCCGGGCACTTGCCCCATCTGCGGGATGGCATTGGAGCCCGTCCTGGCTACGGCTGGAGCACAGGAAAGCCCAGAGCTTCGGGACATGACCCGCCGCTTCTGGATCGCATTGGCTCTCACGGCGCCCGTCTTCGTCCTGGAAATGGGCTCGCACCTCGTCAACCTGCATCACTTGGTCGGCCAGCAGACCTCGAACTGGACTCAACTGCTGTTGGCCACGCCGGTCGTGTTGTGGGCGGGCTGGCCGTTCTTCACCCGTGGCTGGGCTTCATTGCGAAGCCGCCATCTCAACATGTTCACCCTGATTGCGCTCGGCACAGGTGCGGCGTGGACCTACAGCCTTGTCGGGACCGTGGCCCCCGGGGTGTTCCCGCCTTCGTTTAGGTCGGGCGACGGCGCAGTACCGATCTACTTCGAGGCGGCCGCCGTCATCACCGTACTTGTCCTGCTCGGCCAGGTTCTTGAGCTACGCGCCCGGGAGAAGACCTCGGGGGCCATCCGCGCCTTGCTCGACCTGGCACCCAAGACGGCGTTGCGGGTCAATGCCGGTGGGCACGACGAAACAGTTCCCTTGGACGCCATCGAAACCGGTGAACTCCTTCGCGTTCGGCCCGGCGACAAGGTGCCAGTCGATGGTGAGTTGGTAGAAGGCAAAGGCACGGTAGACGAGTCGATGGTGACCGGCGAGCCGATGCCAGTTGCGAAGGCGCCAGGTTCCAAGGTCACCGCAGGCACCATGAACCAGACGGGCGGCTTCGTGATGCGCGCGGAGAAGGTAGGCGCAGACACGCTGCTCTCGCAGATCGTCCACATGGTGGCGACCGCGCAGAGAAGCCGCGCGCCGATTCAGCGCATGGCCGACCAGGTCGCAGGCTGGTTCGTTCCCGCCGTGCTTGTAGCCACTGTCCTCACCTTCGTTGCCTGGATGGCCTGGGGGCCGGCGCCCGCCTTCTCGCATGCACTGATCGCGGCTGTTGCGGTGCTCATCATCGCCTGCCCGTGCGCTTTGGGCCTTGCAACGCCCATGTCGATCATGGTGGGGGTCGGGCGTGGCGCGCAAAGCGGTGTTCTCGTCCGGGATGCCGAGGCACTGGAGCGCATGCAGAAGGTGGACACCTTGGTCGTGGACAAGACCGGGACCCTCACCGAGGGCCGCCCCAAAGTGACCCGGATCGTCACGCTCCCAGGCTTCGACGAATCGGATGTTCTCCAAAAGTTGGCCAGCGTCGAACGAGCGAGCGAACACCCATTGGCGGCCGCCATCGTCGCGAAGGCTCAAGAACGCAGCCTCTCCCTGCTGCCTGTGGTGGACTTTGACTCACCGGTTGGCAAGGGCGTTCTCGGCACCATCGAAGGGACGGCCGTCATCTGCGGCAGCGCGAAATTTCTCGCGGAGCATGGGATTGATACGACCGAACTGAACACCCGGGCAGAACAGGCACGCGCCGAGGCTGCAACAGTCATCTTTGTGGCCGTTGGGGGCCGCCTGGCGGGCTTCGTGGGGATCGCCGACCCCATCAAACTGACCGCAAAGCAGGCCATCCAGGAACTGCGCAGCGCTGGCATGCGGATCGTGATGCTCACCGGTGATGGGCGCACAACCGCCGAAGCTGTGGCACGGGATCTCGGCATCGACGAGGTCATCCCCGAAGTGTTCCCAGAGGACAAGGCGGCGGTCGTGCAACGATTGAAGGGCGAAGGCAGGGTTGTCGCCATGGCCGGCGATGGTGTGAACGACGCCCCAGCCCTGGCCGCCGCCGATGTTGGTATCGCGATGGGCACGGGTACCGATGTGGCCATGGAGAGTTCAGGAATCACCTTGCTCACAGGGGACCTGATGGGCATCGTGCGTGCGCGCGCCCTGTCTAAGGCGACCATGCGCAACATCCGCCAGAACCTCTTCCTCTCGTTTGCTTACAACGTAGCGGGGATTCCGCTCGCTGCCGGCGTTCTTTATCCCGCTTTCGGGCTCCTGCTGTCGCCGGTGGTCGCGGCAGCAGCGATGGCTCTTTCGTCAGTGAGCGTCATCGCGAACTCGCTTCGACTGCGTTCCCAGCAGTTCGGCGGCGAAAGCCAGAAATAG
- a CDS encoding DUF305 domain-containing protein, with protein MLTITFTQESEMEDGSDMRMGYGRFAAMVATSTVVMYGLMYLNTYVLSHVEFSQTRAWMAIVMGAAMAFIMLGFMTSMYKSKRANMAIFLGSVVVFAIALWLVRSQETVDDVSYMKAMVPHHSIAIMTSERAHIKDPEVRKLADGIIDAQIREITQMKRHIARLEAQRVPNGAPDLPSYRDRHVPPPPPETDESTGIDTLQPIR; from the coding sequence ATGCTCACGATCACCTTTACCCAGGAGAGCGAAATGGAGGACGGTAGCGATATGAGAATGGGATATGGCCGCTTCGCCGCGATGGTGGCGACATCGACGGTCGTTATGTACGGGCTGATGTATTTGAACACCTACGTCCTAAGCCACGTAGAGTTCAGCCAGACGCGCGCGTGGATGGCCATCGTGATGGGCGCGGCCATGGCGTTCATCATGCTCGGCTTCATGACGAGCATGTACAAAAGCAAGAGAGCCAACATGGCGATCTTTCTCGGCAGCGTAGTAGTTTTCGCCATAGCTCTCTGGCTCGTTCGCAGTCAGGAAACCGTCGATGACGTGAGCTACATGAAGGCGATGGTCCCGCACCATTCAATCGCGATCATGACCAGCGAGAGAGCGCACATCAAAGATCCTGAAGTGCGCAAGCTGGCTGATGGGATCATCGATGCGCAAATTCGTGAGATCACGCAAATGAAGCGACACATCGCCCGGCTGGAGGCTCAGCGCGTGCCCAATGGCGCACCTGATCTTCCGTCCTACAGGGATCGGCACGTGCCGCCGCCGCCTCCAGAAACAGATGAAAGCACCGGCATCGACACGCTTCAGCCGATCCGCTGA
- a CDS encoding four-helix bundle copper-binding protein, which produces MSHETYAACIETCNACAAACNHCAASCLAEQDVKMMAKCIALDIDCAAVCQLASAAMARGSDHAVAICRLCAEICKACGDECARHEAQHCKDCAEACHRCAEACLAMVH; this is translated from the coding sequence ATGTCACATGAAACTTATGCCGCATGTATCGAAACTTGCAACGCTTGCGCGGCGGCATGCAACCACTGCGCTGCTTCCTGCCTGGCTGAGCAGGACGTGAAGATGATGGCCAAGTGCATCGCGTTGGACATCGACTGTGCGGCGGTCTGCCAGCTTGCCTCGGCGGCGATGGCCCGAGGCAGCGACCATGCGGTTGCCATCTGCCGCCTTTGCGCCGAAATCTGCAAGGCCTGTGGCGATGAGTGTGCCCGGCACGAGGCGCAGCACTGCAAGGACTGCGCCGAGGCCTGCCACCGCTGCGCCGAAGCTTGCCTGGCAATGGTGCATTGA
- a CDS encoding copper-binding protein: MTSSRNTWFAAAVAAALISISGLAGAQPTTDPASASASAGTPFAEGEIRKVDKENQKLTIKHGPLKNLDMPGMTMVFQVQDPAVLEKVQVGDKVQFVADKIDGKFTVTKLEAAR; encoded by the coding sequence ATGACATCCTCTCGAAACACCTGGTTTGCAGCGGCCGTCGCAGCAGCCCTGATATCCATTTCCGGCCTGGCCGGTGCACAACCGACCACCGACCCGGCGAGCGCATCCGCGTCTGCAGGCACGCCGTTTGCCGAGGGAGAGATCAGGAAAGTCGACAAGGAAAACCAGAAGCTCACCATCAAGCACGGTCCGCTCAAGAACCTGGACATGCCCGGCATGACGATGGTGTTTCAGGTTCAGGACCCGGCGGTGCTGGAGAAGGTCCAAGTTGGCGACAAGGTGCAGTTCGTCGCTGACAAGATAGACGGGAAGTTCACCGTCACCAAGCTTGAGGCGGCGCGCTGA
- a CDS encoding cupredoxin domain-containing protein, which produces MKTQTIRNVLAATLFAVATSAAFASGTHAGGHGEPGAAVGKPGVAAKVTRTIKVDMTDAMRFNPATIDVQQNETVRFLITNSGKVKHELVLGTEQELKEHYEVMKKNPEMEHDDPNMVTLAPGKSGEVIWQFTKAGKVDFACLQPGHYDAGMKGAVTVAKAKGKASAK; this is translated from the coding sequence ATGAAGACACAAACCATCCGTAACGTACTCGCCGCAACCTTGTTCGCTGTTGCCACAAGCGCCGCATTTGCATCTGGCACCCACGCGGGTGGCCATGGCGAGCCAGGCGCGGCCGTTGGCAAACCCGGCGTGGCCGCCAAGGTCACGCGCACGATCAAGGTCGATATGACCGATGCCATGCGCTTCAACCCCGCCACCATCGATGTCCAGCAGAACGAAACCGTCCGCTTCCTCATCACGAACTCGGGCAAGGTTAAGCACGAGCTGGTCCTTGGCACCGAGCAAGAACTCAAGGAGCACTACGAGGTGATGAAGAAGAACCCGGAGATGGAACACGACGATCCCAACATGGTCACCTTGGCCCCGGGCAAGAGCGGCGAAGTCATCTGGCAGTTCACCAAGGCTGGCAAGGTGGACTTCGCGTGCCTGCAGCCCGGCCATTACGACGCGGGCATGAAGGGCGCAGTCACCGTCGCCAAGGCCAAGGGCAAGGCGTCCGCCAAGTAA
- a CDS encoding multicopper oxidase family protein, with amino-acid sequence MNNRRNFLSGAGAITGAIAAASVSKVAMAALPEPVLQTRPDTMPPLTPSTGRPYNPVVTLNGWTLPWRMNNGVKEFHLVAESVVREMAPGFKAHLWGYNGQSPGPTIEVVEGDRVRIFVTNKLPEHTSIHWHGQRLPNGMDGVSGLTQPPIQPGKTFVYEFVARRPGTFMYHPHADEMTQMAMGMMGFWVTHPKGKHPLIDEVDRDFVFLLNAYDIEPGSATPKIMTMLDFNLWSWNSRVFPGIDSLNVRLNDKVRIRFGNLTMTNHPMHLHGHEFLVTGTDGGPTPKSTRWHEVTTDVAVGQMRQVEFLADEEGDWAFHCHKSHHTMNAMGHDVPTMIGVDHKDVVKQITKLVPDYMVMGERGMADMGEMEMPLPDNTARMMSGEGPFGSVEMGGMFSMVKVRKDQKPGDYSNPGWFKHPKGTVAYEYGAPMAEPARSSGAGPSAMPAQNMPAKNIEVQVRKPANGGHAGH; translated from the coding sequence ATGAACAATAGACGCAATTTTCTGAGCGGCGCGGGAGCCATCACTGGCGCCATCGCAGCCGCTTCCGTGAGCAAGGTTGCCATGGCCGCGTTGCCGGAACCGGTCCTGCAAACCCGGCCTGACACCATGCCGCCCCTGACACCATCCACAGGCCGGCCCTACAACCCGGTGGTCACCTTGAACGGCTGGACGCTGCCATGGCGGATGAACAACGGCGTGAAGGAATTCCACCTGGTGGCCGAATCCGTCGTGCGGGAGATGGCCCCGGGCTTCAAGGCCCACCTGTGGGGCTACAACGGCCAGTCGCCAGGTCCGACCATCGAGGTGGTCGAAGGGGACCGGGTGCGAATTTTCGTCACCAACAAGCTGCCCGAACACACCTCCATCCACTGGCACGGGCAACGTCTGCCCAATGGCATGGACGGCGTGTCGGGCCTGACCCAGCCGCCGATCCAGCCGGGCAAGACCTTCGTCTACGAGTTTGTCGCGCGCCGCCCGGGGACCTTCATGTACCACCCGCACGCCGATGAAATGACGCAGATGGCGATGGGAATGATGGGCTTCTGGGTCACCCATCCCAAGGGGAAGCACCCGCTCATCGACGAGGTCGACCGCGATTTCGTGTTCCTGCTCAACGCCTACGACATCGAGCCGGGCAGCGCGACGCCGAAGATCATGACCATGCTGGACTTCAACCTCTGGTCGTGGAACAGCCGCGTTTTCCCGGGCATCGATTCGCTCAACGTGCGGCTCAACGACAAGGTGCGCATTCGCTTCGGCAACCTGACCATGACCAACCACCCGATGCACCTGCACGGGCACGAGTTCCTGGTGACGGGTACCGACGGTGGGCCCACGCCCAAGAGTACGCGCTGGCATGAAGTGACGACCGACGTGGCCGTGGGCCAGATGCGCCAGGTGGAGTTCCTGGCCGACGAAGAAGGCGATTGGGCCTTCCACTGCCACAAGAGCCATCACACGATGAACGCTATGGGGCACGACGTGCCCACGATGATCGGTGTCGATCACAAGGACGTGGTCAAGCAGATCACCAAGCTCGTGCCCGACTACATGGTCATGGGCGAGCGTGGCATGGCCGACATGGGCGAGATGGAGATGCCGCTGCCCGACAACACCGCTCGGATGATGAGCGGCGAAGGGCCGTTCGGCTCCGTCGAGATGGGCGGCATGTTCAGCATGGTGAAGGTGCGCAAGGACCAAAAGCCAGGGGATTACTCCAACCCCGGTTGGTTCAAACACCCCAAGGGCACGGTCGCGTACGAATACGGCGCACCCATGGCAGAGCCTGCCAGATCCAGCGGAGCCGGCCCATCGGCCATGCCGGCGCAAAACATGCCCGCGAAGAACATCGAAGTGCAAGTCCGCAAGCCAGCCAATGGTGGCCACGCAGGCCACTGA
- a CDS encoding TolC family protein, whose protein sequence is MIRPLRLSLAAAAAAVLTGCASLGIDDAVKETNASAAEFTGGKLELSTSRDQRVARASLSEELLGKPLSQDGAVQLALANSPALQALIAQSWADIAAANQAGRIPNPVFSFERVRLGDELEIGRLLSFGLVDILLLPKRISIARSQAAQAQVQLTSTVVDQITQVRQTWVRAVAAQQTLQYAEQVKQSAEASAELARRMQLVGNFSKLQRARQQVFYADATTELASARHTAVAAREELVRALGLDNAQSAKLKLPERLPDLPKAPREAKAVASAATAQRLDVQQARAQLDLAGKSQGINLLFTYIDIEAGIRRDTVFDNAEGTRGTARGFELDIRLPLFDWGSAQREALNAQSLAAANRYDAAVRGATSQLREGYSAYRTAYDIARHYRDEIVPLRQAMADENVLRYNGMLIGVFELLAEARDQVTSVTRAIEAQQQFWLADAALSASLRGRPIAAAAPAASGGSQPAAAAAH, encoded by the coding sequence ATGATCCGGCCGCTTCGTTTGTCGCTCGCTGCCGCAGCCGCAGCCGTCCTGACAGGTTGTGCATCTCTCGGAATTGATGACGCGGTCAAGGAAACCAACGCGTCTGCTGCCGAGTTCACCGGCGGCAAACTGGAACTCAGCACGAGCCGGGATCAGCGCGTCGCCCGCGCATCGTTGTCCGAGGAACTGCTTGGCAAGCCGCTGTCTCAGGACGGTGCGGTTCAATTGGCCCTGGCCAACAGTCCCGCACTCCAGGCGCTCATCGCACAAAGCTGGGCTGACATCGCTGCAGCAAACCAGGCTGGCCGCATCCCGAACCCGGTCTTCAGCTTCGAGCGCGTGCGGCTGGGCGATGAGCTGGAAATCGGTCGACTTCTGTCCTTTGGCTTGGTCGACATCCTGCTGCTGCCCAAGCGCATATCGATTGCACGGAGCCAGGCGGCACAGGCGCAGGTCCAACTCACCAGCACCGTCGTCGACCAGATCACGCAAGTGCGCCAGACCTGGGTGAGGGCCGTTGCGGCTCAGCAGACGCTGCAGTACGCCGAGCAGGTCAAGCAGTCGGCCGAGGCGAGTGCCGAGCTTGCCCGGCGCATGCAGCTCGTGGGCAATTTCAGCAAGCTGCAGCGGGCGCGGCAGCAAGTGTTTTACGCCGACGCGACCACCGAACTGGCTTCTGCGCGGCACACGGCCGTCGCTGCCCGTGAGGAGTTGGTGCGGGCCCTTGGACTGGACAATGCGCAATCGGCCAAGCTCAAGCTGCCCGAACGCTTGCCTGATCTGCCGAAGGCTCCCCGCGAGGCCAAGGCGGTGGCCTCTGCAGCAACCGCGCAGCGCCTGGACGTGCAGCAAGCGCGTGCCCAGCTCGACTTGGCTGGAAAGTCGCAGGGTATCAACCTGCTGTTCACGTACATCGATATCGAGGCCGGGATTCGGCGCGATACCGTGTTCGACAACGCCGAAGGCACGCGGGGCACAGCCCGCGGTTTCGAACTGGACATCCGCTTGCCCTTGTTCGATTGGGGCTCCGCCCAGCGCGAGGCGCTCAACGCCCAGTCTCTCGCCGCGGCCAATCGCTACGACGCCGCTGTACGCGGTGCCACGTCCCAGCTTCGAGAAGGGTACTCCGCCTACCGCACCGCCTACGACATTGCGCGGCACTACCGCGACGAGATCGTCCCGCTGCGCCAGGCCATGGCCGATGAAAACGTGCTGCGCTACAACGGGATGTTGATTGGGGTCTTCGAGTTGCTGGCCGAGGCGCGCGACCAGGTCACCAGCGTAACCCGTGCCATCGAAGCGCAACAGCAATTCTGGCTTGCGGACGCGGCTCTGTCGGCATCCCTTCGAGGGCGCCCCATTGCGGCCGCCGCACCAGCCGCCAGTGGCGGCTCTCAGCCCGCCGCCGCAGCGGCCCATTGA
- a CDS encoding DUF2946 family protein, producing MVSFRAILLWLMMLAVPFQAYAAAAMTLCGPDANPHAAVSTLTTDDHHVSHVAAESHHHDGQSGAHHDDGGPDQSHRCGNCAPCHGVGLTPTLAAVNSHSPPQAELVEPLYPPASVTPSVPHKPPRA from the coding sequence ATGGTCAGCTTTCGCGCAATCCTGCTGTGGCTCATGATGCTCGCGGTGCCCTTTCAGGCGTACGCTGCGGCAGCCATGACGCTTTGCGGCCCGGACGCGAATCCGCATGCCGCGGTTAGTACGCTGACTACCGATGACCACCACGTCAGCCATGTAGCCGCCGAGAGCCATCATCATGATGGCCAGTCTGGCGCGCACCATGATGATGGTGGCCCGGACCAGAGCCACAGATGTGGTAACTGTGCCCCGTGCCATGGTGTGGGTCTTACGCCGACCCTTGCTGCAGTCAACAGTCACAGCCCACCACAGGCTGAGCTCGTAGAGCCTCTCTATCCGCCGGCGTCCGTTACGCCGAGCGTTCCCCACAAACCACCTCGCGCGTGA
- a CDS encoding phage exclusion protein Lit family protein — protein sequence MSTEPSDRTMVLHLLRGAVPERADEISALWRQYGHAVEIAPNTKGITMNADATRIKFDTKTIDFFWLLGFSAWRAIEVYSPALVITSLTGMSLDQALDSDAERGQFEFDYKQRTASAQSLIAAERAADISWPADVPQPTADRDGLGDSQQKVAFDLVGLALAFALLHEFRHVMYCADNSAPSTLPEEEIACDVWARDFMMSGLAAYAKEYGHNYDQVQQKRAMGIAFAAVIIHTLTPTHAHWGNRQYPPIAERLTAMISGYSLPADSSFWLVTACLLIALMRKENSPLDFVANSNQEMVEMLLDRLR from the coding sequence ATGTCGACCGAACCATCCGACCGGACTATGGTCCTCCATCTCCTGCGCGGAGCCGTGCCTGAGCGTGCCGACGAGATCAGCGCTCTCTGGCGCCAGTACGGCCATGCCGTTGAAATCGCCCCAAACACTAAAGGCATCACAATGAATGCCGATGCCACACGCATAAAGTTCGACACCAAGACGATCGACTTCTTCTGGCTTCTCGGCTTTAGTGCATGGCGCGCAATCGAGGTCTATTCACCTGCCCTTGTGATTACGAGCTTGACCGGAATGTCACTCGACCAAGCCCTCGACAGTGACGCCGAACGGGGGCAGTTCGAATTCGACTACAAGCAGCGCACCGCCAGCGCTCAATCGCTCATTGCGGCCGAGCGGGCCGCCGACATTTCCTGGCCAGCGGACGTTCCCCAGCCAACGGCCGATCGCGACGGTTTGGGTGATTCTCAGCAGAAAGTCGCATTCGATCTGGTCGGTCTCGCTCTTGCCTTCGCGCTCCTGCACGAATTCCGGCACGTCATGTACTGCGCGGACAACAGCGCCCCCTCGACGCTGCCCGAAGAGGAAATCGCCTGCGATGTCTGGGCTCGCGACTTCATGATGAGCGGCCTCGCTGCCTACGCGAAAGAGTATGGGCACAACTACGATCAGGTTCAACAAAAGCGCGCAATGGGAATAGCATTCGCCGCCGTGATCATCCACACGTTGACGCCAACGCACGCGCATTGGGGCAACCGGCAATATCCGCCAATCGCCGAGCGGTTGACGGCGATGATCAGCGGCTACAGCTTGCCGGCCGACTCTTCCTTTTGGCTTGTCACGGCCTGCTTACTGATTGCTCTCATGCGGAAGGAAAACAGCCCCCTCGACTTCGTCGCGAACTCAAACCAAGAGATGGTCGAGATGCTGCTCGACCGGCTCCGCTAA
- a CDS encoding GIY-YIG nuclease family protein — MPVYFIGEDENECSPIKIGVAKNIAVRKRNLQTGNPLGLRLLGWIDTVDSFQLERHLHQHFEATHVRGEWFAIEPADILPILMRAGRDGFVAKNADAFQIVGYDRDAVPEYLGVWEWGDLEVNECCPFCGCLCGMHFQEASQMYHCLNCDALSDFSEAIHATKNWTTEP; from the coding sequence GTGCCGGTCTACTTCATTGGCGAGGATGAAAATGAATGCTCCCCGATCAAAATCGGGGTCGCGAAGAACATAGCGGTCCGCAAGCGTAACCTTCAGACCGGCAATCCTCTGGGCCTGCGGCTGCTTGGTTGGATCGACACGGTCGACTCGTTCCAGCTTGAGCGGCACCTCCACCAGCACTTTGAAGCGACCCATGTACGAGGAGAGTGGTTCGCGATCGAGCCGGCAGACATCCTGCCCATTCTCATGCGCGCTGGCCGCGATGGGTTTGTCGCAAAGAACGCTGATGCCTTCCAGATCGTCGGCTACGACCGTGACGCAGTGCCCGAGTATCTCGGCGTATGGGAATGGGGCGACCTTGAGGTCAACGAATGCTGTCCCTTCTGCGGATGCCTATGCGGCATGCACTTTCAGGAAGCATCTCAGATGTATCACTGCCTCAACTGTGACGCGCTAAGCGACTTCTCGGAAGCGATCCACGCAACGAAGAACTGGACGACTGAGCCATGA
- a CDS encoding UvrD-helicase domain-containing protein has protein sequence MTGIQGLTGEQEAFATYAGSAFVHACPGAGKTRTIIARLTRIAAALPARHGVAVLSFTNSAVDEFRERCRAAALDSLLRHPSFMGTLDAFVRHFVVLPGCAVASKTRPIILDSWDSLGVGIRLSGQFAFQGDPVSLDLFDAENNVILPDKIGHAGLRNHVQQHQARYQQAASLRRRGLLQAGYLSAADARVQTLQLIRDPVRGGALGRALAARFHEVMVDEGQDCNPLDLQILSWLRGHGVRVTFVCDPDQAIYEFRNGNLAGIQELKDTYPAEARHELTGNFRSSPAICRLAATLRSEGQVDDSVGDTANVAHSVLLLSYGGRGPSAAIGQAFLDRVVELGLDSANAIVLAHSGNVAQRAASSVAAVDSNGTSRIESLARRVAEFWSPAATARSKETVVQAAEALLLDFMGLRQEGEHLRRAVERTGIDRRAHRRRTLTLLMNLPKVCGNTDADRLVWIDAVHAQVQLLGLPLPPGVTMRTFFRKPLNGQWSNHLQIPIETGLRCAKIHEAKAREYDAVCVVIPPNRAPKNRSEALFESWVNRIEAEAKRVVYVGVTRARHLSALAVPTAFADRCAALMTAGDVPFSRRDI, from the coding sequence ATGACCGGCATCCAGGGCCTGACCGGAGAGCAGGAAGCATTCGCCACGTATGCCGGAAGTGCATTCGTGCATGCATGCCCTGGTGCCGGCAAGACGCGGACAATCATCGCGCGCTTGACGAGGATCGCGGCCGCGTTGCCGGCGCGACATGGCGTGGCGGTGCTCTCTTTCACAAACTCCGCCGTCGATGAGTTTCGGGAACGCTGTCGTGCAGCGGCGCTCGATTCCCTATTGAGACACCCCAGCTTCATGGGCACGCTCGATGCGTTCGTTCGTCACTTCGTTGTATTGCCAGGCTGTGCCGTGGCAAGCAAAACGCGTCCGATCATCCTCGACAGCTGGGACAGCCTTGGCGTCGGCATTCGGCTGTCGGGGCAATTCGCCTTCCAAGGTGATCCGGTGAGCTTGGATCTCTTCGACGCTGAAAACAATGTGATTCTGCCCGACAAGATTGGACACGCTGGACTTCGTAATCATGTTCAACAGCATCAAGCCAGGTATCAACAGGCTGCATCCCTTCGACGACGTGGCTTGCTTCAGGCTGGCTATTTGAGCGCTGCCGATGCTCGTGTTCAAACTCTGCAGTTGATCCGCGATCCAGTAAGGGGAGGGGCACTAGGGCGTGCGCTGGCGGCACGGTTTCATGAGGTCATGGTGGACGAAGGGCAGGATTGCAATCCGCTCGACTTGCAAATCCTCTCCTGGTTGCGGGGACACGGCGTTCGGGTGACCTTCGTGTGCGATCCCGACCAGGCAATCTACGAATTCCGCAATGGAAATCTGGCTGGTATTCAGGAGTTAAAGGACACCTATCCCGCAGAGGCGCGTCATGAGTTAACAGGAAATTTTCGCAGCAGCCCTGCCATCTGCAGATTGGCTGCAACGCTTAGAAGCGAGGGGCAGGTAGACGACTCCGTGGGTGACACCGCGAACGTTGCACATTCCGTTCTACTTCTCTCATACGGCGGTCGCGGTCCGAGCGCAGCAATCGGCCAGGCCTTCCTTGATCGGGTGGTTGAACTTGGTTTGGATTCGGCCAATGCGATTGTCTTGGCGCATTCAGGCAATGTCGCGCAGCGTGCGGCCAGCAGTGTGGCCGCAGTTGACTCGAATGGAACCTCGCGGATTGAATCGCTTGCCCGACGAGTAGCCGAGTTCTGGTCACCTGCCGCGACGGCGCGGTCCAAGGAAACGGTAGTGCAAGCGGCAGAAGCCCTGCTACTGGACTTCATGGGTTTGCGTCAGGAAGGCGAGCATCTTCGGCGGGCCGTCGAACGGACGGGTATAGACCGGCGCGCACATCGTCGACGAACTCTGACTCTTCTCATGAATCTACCCAAGGTGTGCGGGAATACCGACGCCGATCGCCTCGTGTGGATCGACGCCGTGCATGCGCAGGTTCAACTGCTTGGCCTACCCCTGCCGCCGGGTGTGACGATGCGTACGTTCTTCCGAAAGCCGCTTAATGGGCAGTGGTCAAATCATCTTCAAATTCCAATCGAAACCGGGCTGAGGTGTGCCAAGATTCACGAGGCGAAAGCGCGTGAGTACGATGCTGTCTGCGTCGTAATTCCTCCCAATCGAGCGCCGAAGAACCGCAGCGAAGCGCTTTTCGAATCGTGGGTAAATCGGATCGAAGCGGAGGCAAAGCGCGTGGTTTACGTTGGTGTCACTCGGGCGCGGCATCTGAGCGCTTTAGCTGTCCCAACTGCTTTTGCTGACCGTTGTGCCGCCCTGATGACGGCCGGTGATGTCCCCTTTTCTAGGAGGGACATTTGA